The nucleotide sequence TCGCCGCCGCGGCCCAGGGCACCACCACCCTCCTGCGGCCGCTCGTCTCCGACGACACCGAGGGCTTCGCCGAGGGGCTCGGTTCGCTCGGCTACGCCGTCCGCCGCGAGAGCGACGCCTGGCACATCGAGGGCCGCCCCGCGGGCCCCGGCGCGGACACCGCCGACGTCTACTGCCGCGACGGCGCCACCACCGCCCGGTTCCTGCCCACCCTCGTCGCCGCGGGCCACGGCACCTACCGCTTCGACGCCTCCCCCCAGATGAGGCGCCGCCCCCTCGGCCCGCTCAGCACCGCCCTGCGCACCCTCGGCGTCGACCTGCGGCACGGCGGGAAGGACGGCCACCACCCCCTCGACGTGCACGCCCACGGCGTGAAGGGCGGCGCGCTCACCCTCGACGCCGGGCAGTCCTCCCAGTACCTGACGGCCCTGCTGATGCTGGGCCCGCTCACCGCCGAGGGCCTCGACATCACCGTCACGGACCTGGTCTCGGAGCCGTACGTGGAGATCACCCTCGCGATGATGCGGTCCTTCGGCGCCGAGGTCACCCAGGAGGGGCGGACCTACCGGGTCGCGCCCACCGGTTACCGCGCCCGGACGTACGGCATCGAACCCGACGCCTCCACCGCCAGCTACTTCTTCGCGGCCGCCGCCCTCGAACCCGGCCGCTCCGTCACCGTCCCCGGCCTGGGGACCGGCGCCCTCCAGGGCGACCTCGGCTTCGTCGACGTGCTGCGCCGCATGGGCGCCGACGTCGAGATCACCGACGCCGGCACCACCGTCCGCTCCACCGGCACCCTGCGCGGCCTCACGGTCAACATGCGGGACATCTCGGACACCATGCCGACCCTCGCCGCGATCGCCCCCTTCGCCGACGGCCCGGTCCGCATCGAGGACGTCGCCAACACCCGGGTCAAGGAGTGCGACCGGCTCGACGCCTGCGCCGAGAACCTGCGCCGCCTGGGCATCACCGTCGAGACCGGCCCCGACTGGATCGAGATCCACCCCGGCACCCCCACCGGACCGGCCGAGATCGCCACCCACGGCGACCACAGGATCGTGATGTCCTTCGCGGTCACCGCCCTGCGCACGCCCGGGATCACCTTCGACGACCCGGGCTGTGTGAAGAAGACGTTCCCCGACTTCCACCGGGTCTTCGACGCGTTCGTCCACACCCCGTGAAGACCCCACGGCGTTTCGGGCAAGAATGGGGGGCATGAGCGACCGCCCCTCTCCTCTCGCCGACCCGCGCAGCGTCTTCTCCCCCGTGGATGGAGACGCAGGACGCCGGGACATCGTCGTCCTCGGCTCGACCGGGTCCATCGGAACCCAGGCCATCGACCTGGTGCTGCGCAATCCCGACCGCTTCCGCGTCACCGCCCTGGCCGCCTCGGGCGGCCGGGTCGCGCTGCTCGCCGAGCAGGCGCACCGGCTGAAGGTCGCCGCGGTCGCCGTGGCCCGCGAGGAGGTGCTTCCCGAGCTGCGGGAGGCGCTGAAGGCGCTGTACGGCTCCGAGCCGCTGCCCGAGCTCCTGGCGGGCCCCGACGCCGCCACCCAGCTCGCCGCCTCGCCGTGCCACACGGTGCTCAACGGCATCACCGGCTCCATCGGCCTCGCGCCGACCCTGGCCGCCCTCGAAGCGGGCCGCACGCTCGCCCTCGCCAACAAGGAGTCGCTGATCGTCGGCGGCCCGCTGGTGAAGGCGCTCGCCAAGCCCGGCCAGATCATCCCGGTCGACTCCGAGCACGCCGCCCTCTTCCAGGCGCTCGCCGCCGGCACCCGCGCCGACGTCCGCAAGCTGGTCGTCACCGCCTCCGGCGGCCCCTTCCGCGGCCGTACGCGCGAGGAGCTCGCCCATGTCACCCGCGAGGACGCGCTCGCCCACCCGACCTGGGCGATGGGCCCGGTGATCACGGTGAACAGCGCCACCCTGGTCAACAAGGGCCTGGAGGTCATCGAGGCGCACCTGCTCTACGACATCCCCTTCGACCGCATCGAGGTCGTCGTCCACCCGCAGTCGTACGTCCACTCGATGGTGGAGTTCACGGACGGCTCCACGCTCGCCCAGGCCACCCCGCCGGACATGCGCGGCCCGATCGCCATCGGCATCGGCTGGCCCGAGCGGGTCCCGGACGCGGCCCCCGCCTTCGACTGGACCAAGGCCTCCACCTGGGAGTTCTTCCCGCTCGACACCGAGGCGTTCCCGTCGGTCGGGCTCGCCCGGCACGTCGGCGGCCTCGGCGGCACCGCCCCCGCCGTCTTCAACGCGGCGAACGAGGAGTGCGTCGAGGCGTTTCTCGCCGGAAGGCTGCCCTTCAACGGAATCATGGATACGGTCACAGCGGTCGTCGCGGAGCACGGCGTTCCCGCCTCGGGAACCTCACTCACCGTGCCGGACGTCCTCGAAGCGGAGACCTGGGCGCGCGCCCGGGCCCGTGAGCTCGCAGCGAAGGCAACAGCGGAGGCCCGCGCATGACCGAATTGCTCCTGTACGCCCTGGGCATCGTGCTGTTCGCGCTCGGGCTGCTCGTCTCCATCGCCTGGCACGAGCTCGGCCACCTCTCCACGGCCAAGCTCTTCGGCATCCGCGTGCCCCAGTACATGGTCGGCTTCGGCCCCACGATCTGGTCGAGGAAGCGCGGCGAGACCGAGTACGGCATCAAGGCCATCCCG is from Streptomyces venezuelae ATCC 10712 and encodes:
- the aroA gene encoding 3-phosphoshikimate 1-carboxyvinyltransferase, producing the protein MTVIDIPGSKSVTARALFLAAAAQGTTTLLRPLVSDDTEGFAEGLGSLGYAVRRESDAWHIEGRPAGPGADTADVYCRDGATTARFLPTLVAAGHGTYRFDASPQMRRRPLGPLSTALRTLGVDLRHGGKDGHHPLDVHAHGVKGGALTLDAGQSSQYLTALLMLGPLTAEGLDITVTDLVSEPYVEITLAMMRSFGAEVTQEGRTYRVAPTGYRARTYGIEPDASTASYFFAAAALEPGRSVTVPGLGTGALQGDLGFVDVLRRMGADVEITDAGTTVRSTGTLRGLTVNMRDISDTMPTLAAIAPFADGPVRIEDVANTRVKECDRLDACAENLRRLGITVETGPDWIEIHPGTPTGPAEIATHGDHRIVMSFAVTALRTPGITFDDPGCVKKTFPDFHRVFDAFVHTP
- the dxr gene encoding 1-deoxy-D-xylulose-5-phosphate reductoisomerase, with amino-acid sequence MSDRPSPLADPRSVFSPVDGDAGRRDIVVLGSTGSIGTQAIDLVLRNPDRFRVTALAASGGRVALLAEQAHRLKVAAVAVAREEVLPELREALKALYGSEPLPELLAGPDAATQLAASPCHTVLNGITGSIGLAPTLAALEAGRTLALANKESLIVGGPLVKALAKPGQIIPVDSEHAALFQALAAGTRADVRKLVVTASGGPFRGRTREELAHVTREDALAHPTWAMGPVITVNSATLVNKGLEVIEAHLLYDIPFDRIEVVVHPQSYVHSMVEFTDGSTLAQATPPDMRGPIAIGIGWPERVPDAAPAFDWTKASTWEFFPLDTEAFPSVGLARHVGGLGGTAPAVFNAANEECVEAFLAGRLPFNGIMDTVTAVVAEHGVPASGTSLTVPDVLEAETWARARARELAAKATAEARA